Proteins found in one Campylobacter concisus genomic segment:
- a CDS encoding inorganic phosphate transporter encodes MLRDNLLAFVIFAICSVGFFVWGYQYIPTNNYFLFLIAGMFGLFMAFNIGGNDVANSFGTSVGAKTLTLKQALIIAAIFELSGAIFAGSEVTNTIRNEIVKFPSDLNPMKFVIIMISALLSSGLWLFYASKKGLPVSTTHSIVGGIVGAGLAMGFMIKDPEPFSMVSWSEIGRIAVSWVVSPLLGGVMSYIIFGYVKSKIIEPTHELKMNLKALKAERKAYKESFIKALKTKPAEEQIATLSKIAVIDEDEIETTEYSEYRSKIRIMKDSEKEIDTFKAMKKHIPIIAGFAAMVISSMMLFKGLEHINLAFSIIQTVWIIFVIGALAYLASLAIINVMSKNDSEKSINRIFSWFQIFTASSFAFSHGANDIANAVGPFAAVLDVLKTGSINESSPIPSIAMVTFGISLVVGLWFLGKEVITTIGSKLAEILPTTGFSAELASSIVILLATKLGIPVSSTHILIGAVLGIGIVNKNANWKMVKPIILAWLITLPAAAISSAIFYFALAKLLGV; translated from the coding sequence TTGCTTCGAGATAACTTATTGGCATTTGTTATTTTTGCAATTTGTAGCGTTGGATTTTTCGTTTGGGGCTATCAGTACATCCCGACAAATAACTACTTTTTATTCTTGATCGCTGGCATGTTTGGTCTTTTTATGGCCTTTAATATCGGTGGAAATGACGTTGCAAACAGCTTTGGCACAAGCGTTGGCGCTAAGACTCTTACGCTTAAGCAAGCTCTCATCATCGCAGCCATTTTTGAGCTTAGCGGTGCTATATTTGCAGGATCAGAGGTTACAAATACGATTAGAAACGAGATCGTAAAATTCCCAAGCGATCTAAACCCGATGAAATTTGTCATCATCATGATCTCAGCCCTTCTTAGCTCTGGGCTTTGGCTATTTTACGCATCCAAAAAAGGTCTGCCAGTCTCAACCACCCACTCGATTGTCGGTGGCATCGTTGGCGCAGGACTTGCTATGGGCTTTATGATAAAAGATCCAGAACCATTTAGCATGGTCTCATGGAGCGAGATCGGTAGGATCGCCGTAAGCTGGGTCGTCTCACCACTGCTTGGCGGCGTGATGTCTTACATAATATTTGGCTACGTAAAAAGTAAGATTATTGAGCCAACACATGAACTTAAAATGAATCTAAAAGCTCTAAAAGCTGAGCGAAAAGCTTATAAAGAAAGCTTCATAAAAGCACTAAAAACAAAGCCGGCTGAGGAGCAAATAGCTACTCTTTCAAAGATTGCAGTTATCGATGAGGACGAGATCGAAACCACTGAATACAGCGAGTATCGCTCAAAAATCCGCATTATGAAAGATAGTGAAAAAGAGATAGATACCTTTAAAGCGATGAAAAAGCATATCCCGATCATCGCTGGATTTGCCGCGATGGTCATCTCATCAATGATGCTTTTTAAAGGGCTTGAGCATATAAATTTAGCCTTTAGTATCATCCAAACCGTCTGGATCATCTTTGTGATTGGGGCTCTAGCATATCTTGCAAGCCTTGCTATCATAAATGTCATGAGCAAAAACGATAGCGAAAAGAGCATCAATAGAATTTTTTCATGGTTTCAAATTTTTACCGCTTCATCTTTTGCATTTTCACATGGTGCAAACGACATCGCAAATGCGGTTGGACCATTTGCAGCCGTACTCGACGTGCTAAAAACTGGCTCTATAAACGAAAGCTCACCGATACCTAGCATCGCGATGGTAACCTTTGGCATCTCGCTTGTCGTTGGACTTTGGTTTTTAGGCAAAGAGGTGATCACCACCATCGGCTCAAAACTAGCTGAAATTTTACCGACAACTGGCTTTAGCGCCGAGCTTGCCTCAAGTATCGTCATACTTCTAGCCACAAAGCTTGGCATACCAGTTAGCTCGACGCATATCCTAATAGGCGCAGTTTTAGGTATCGGTATCGTAAATAAAAATGCAAACTGGAAAATGGTAAAACCAATCATCCTTGCTTGGCTCATCACACTTCCTGCAGCTGCTATCTCATCGGCTATATTTTACTTTGCTCTTGCTAAATTACTAGGCGTTTAG